Proteins encoded within one genomic window of Cucumis sativus cultivar 9930 chromosome 3, Cucumber_9930_V3, whole genome shotgun sequence:
- the LOC101214978 gene encoding uncharacterized protein LOC101214978 — translation MSEISISKKGFGLSCVSHLFHFFFFLLSHPLYFSYFIFFFPYFLKLLSFLSPLFITTFLLLFAFFSLFFPSDHPHHHHLHQFPDFSKMGFLSTTYQIIFDSLRTRTPEEIHGFPPIEELEAYKIVFETYTFGGSEQIPYGGDDNPELEVDFQESMENFPQETQILPDETEAKTEESKEAQIGNRENEMMKDLRKLTEESSISSRTESSPWSSPGSFSSREYNNNYTLGSYGSMRKEKEWRRTLACKLFEERHNSEGTEGMDSLWETYENSESKNLQKKEKMNGKSTKGKKIQKKTDDDDEEEEDGEQGQLCCLQALKFSAGKMNLGMGKPNLLKMTKALKGFGWLNRNGSRKKLIHS, via the coding sequence ATGTCTGAAATTTCCATCTCCAAGAAAGGATTTGGATTGTCCTGTGTTTCtcatttgtttcatttcttcttctttctcctctcTCACCCTCTCTACTTCTCttacttcatcttcttcttcccttacTTTCTTAaacttctttcctttctttctcctctcttCATCACCACTTTCCTCCTCCtctttgctttcttctctctctttttcccttCTGACCACCCCCACCaccatcatcttcatcaattTCCTGATTTCTCCAAGATGGGCTTTCTTTCTACTACTTACCAAATTATTTTTGACAGTTTGAGAACAAGAACACCAGAGGAAATCCATGGATTCCCCCCCATCGAAGAGCTTGAAGCTTATAAAATCGTCTTTGAAACCTACACTTTTGGTGGCTCTGAACAAATCCCATATGGGGGGGATGACAATCCAGAACTTGAAGTAGATTTTCAAGAATCCATGGAGAATTTCCCTCAGGAAACCCAAATTCTCCCGGATGAAACTGAAGCAAAAACAGAGGAATCAAAAGAAGCCCAAATCGGAAACAGAGAGAATGAGATGATGAAAGATTTGAGGAAACTGACAGAAGAATCATCAATATCTTCAAGAACAGAATCGAGTCCATGGAGTTCACCAGGGAGTTTCAGTAGTAGagagtataataataattatacattAGGAAGTTATGGATCGATgaggaaagagaaagaatgGAGAAGAACACTTGCTTGTAAGCTGTTTGAAGAGCGGCATAATTCAGAAGGAACAGAAGGAATGGATTCATTATGGGAAACATATGAGAACAGTGAATCAAAGAACTtacagaagaaagagaaaatgaatggGAAATCGacgaaaggaaagaaaattcaaaagaaaacagatGATgacgatgaagaagaagaagatggagaacAAGGGCAACTTTGTTGTTTACAAGCATTGAAATTCTCAGCAGGGAAGATGAATTTGGGAATGGGAAAAccaaatcttttgaaaatgacTAAAGCTTTGAAGGGATTTGGATGGTTGAACAGAAATGGAAGTAGAAAGAAATTGATCCATTCATGA